A window of the Phaseolus vulgaris cultivar G19833 chromosome 5, P. vulgaris v2.0, whole genome shotgun sequence genome harbors these coding sequences:
- the LOC137833986 gene encoding uncharacterized mitochondrial protein AtMg00300-like gives MRDGIFKATSGALVMVKGVRRNNLYYYQGTTVVGTVTATTSSTKKDVEATKLWHIRLGHAGEKSLQIIAKQGLLKGTKTCKPEFCEHRVLGKQRKVKFGTAIHNTKGIMDYVHSDVWGLAKTPSIGGRHYFVTFVDDFSRRVWVFTMKHKDEVLGIFLKWKDQVEN, from the coding sequence atgcgagatggaatttttaaagcaacttcaggagcactaGTGATGGTGAAAGGCGTGAGGaggaacaatttgtattactaccaaggtactacagtggtggggacagtaaCGGCGACAACTTCTAGCACTAAGAAGGATGTTGAGGCAACAAAACTATGGCATAtaaggttgggacatgctggagagaaatccttgcaaattatTGCCAAGcaaggattgttgaaaggtacgaagacTTGCAAAcctgaattttgtgagcatcgtgttctgggaaaacaacgaaaagtgaagtttggcactgcaattcacaataccaagggtattatggattatgtacattcagatgtgtggggacttGCCAAGACTCCATCAAttggaggtaggcattattttgtcacatttgttgatgatttttccaggagagtttgggtgtttaccaTGAAGCACAAAGATGAGGTGCTtggaattttccttaagtggaaagatCAAGTTGAAAActag